The following are from one region of the Penaeus monodon isolate SGIC_2016 chromosome 19, NSTDA_Pmon_1, whole genome shotgun sequence genome:
- the LOC119585176 gene encoding uncharacterized protein LOC119585176 isoform X1, which produces MPTITRSGTKPSLPCGRRRRGRSPSRRRNCSVGAPTASVSRFDIGSVKSCGTNGFRYTIEGFRQGRAEEGKDPDASRRIYFFLWGFCLVAYLASTRCGESAFCGWRSYLWPCVDKRRDHLRDRTLGELRNTTSIGPAALVSSDTKPSSRLQCFGFHVRFSAPPSM; this is translated from the exons ATGCCGACCATTACCAGAAGCGGCACAAAACCTTCCCTCCcctgtggaagaagaagaagaggtcgAAGTCCCAGCAGGAGGAGGAACTGTTCCGTAGGCGCACCCACAGCCTCAGTTAGTAGATTCGACATCGGATCTGTGAAAAGTTGCGGGACCAATGGCTTTAGGTACACGATCGAAGGATTTAGGCAAGGACGagctgaggaagggaaggatccAGACGCTTCGAGGCGCATTTACTTTTTCCTTTGGGGATTTTGTCTCGTCGCTTATCTGGCCTCGACACGATGTGGAGAGAGCGCGTTCTGCGGTTGGAGATCCTACCTGTGGCCTTGCGTAGATAAACG GCGAGACCACCTCAGAGATAGGACTCTCGGTGAACTAAGGAACACGACGTCCATCGGTCCAGCAGCTTTAGTTTCCAGTGATACCAAGCCCAGTTCGAGGCTTCAATGCTTCGGTTTTCATGTTCGCTTTTCTGCCCCACCGTCGATGTGA
- the LOC119585176 gene encoding uncharacterized protein LOC119585176 isoform X2 → MPTITRSGTKPSLPCGRRRRGRSPSRRRNCSVGAPTASVSRFDIGSVKSCGTNGFRYTIEGFRQGRAEEGKDPDASRRIYFFLWGFCLVAYLASTRCGESAFCGWRSYLWPCVDKRCSAGETTSEIGLSVN, encoded by the exons ATGCCGACCATTACCAGAAGCGGCACAAAACCTTCCCTCCcctgtggaagaagaagaagaggtcgAAGTCCCAGCAGGAGGAGGAACTGTTCCGTAGGCGCACCCACAGCCTCAGTTAGTAGATTCGACATCGGATCTGTGAAAAGTTGCGGGACCAATGGCTTTAGGTACACGATCGAAGGATTTAGGCAAGGACGagctgaggaagggaaggatccAGACGCTTCGAGGCGCATTTACTTTTTCCTTTGGGGATTTTGTCTCGTCGCTTATCTGGCCTCGACACGATGTGGAGAGAGCGCGTTCTGCGGTTGGAGATCCTACCTGTGGCCTTGCGTAGATAAACG GTGTTCCGCAGGCGAGACCACCTCAGAGATAGGACTCTCGGTGAACTAA